Proteins encoded in a region of the Lycorma delicatula isolate Av1 chromosome 6, ASM4794821v1, whole genome shotgun sequence genome:
- the LOC142327022 gene encoding uncharacterized protein LOC142327022 produces the protein MCSLAGWLLVASALHMTTAGPPVFGTKRYARGWAGVSPYYGGVRVVAPYYATDYDLDYYYQDPPYPAYSYYPSLSPYYRPYPYYGYDDPLTDPVEDDHADYGMETWYDNHATDSDGNARANAMFLQNLILANMYNDQTSYKSYRPIHSYFPNGEDDEDDGTWVYGEPVRTTNGASTVSKEDEDVRELKELVNKKKARKEELFREQREGAMKWQRKRSEDNSILTTSTTETPINVGKMGQLEVVLPRPASPSRNTVNFHKTVNSRTSHKPSVYDTIKQLLQMQERLQGDEEPERKSKPQKRSYIPSEESLVAQLGGLKKLAV, from the exons ATGTGTTcgctagcaggttggttattagtCGCTTCTGCTTTGCATATGACAACAGCTGGACCACCGGTGTTCGGTACGAAAAGATATGCTAGAGGTTGGGCAGGAGTTTCTCCATACTACGGTGGTGTACGGGTAGTCGCCCCGTACTACGCGACCGATTATGATCTCGATTACTATTATCAGGATCCTCCTTATCCGGCCTATTCATACTATCCGTCACTGTCACCGTATTATCGTCCGTATCCATATTACGGTTATGACGATCCTCTCACCGATCCTGTGGAGGATGACCACGCCGATTACGGTATGGAAACGTG gtaTGATAATCATGCTACTGATTCAGATGGTAATGCCAGAGCAAATGCtatgtttttacaaaatcttattcTTGCTAACATGTACAACGACCAGACAAGCTATAAATCTTATCGGCCAATTCATTCCTATTTCCCTAATGGCGAAGATGATGAGGATGACGGTACATGGGTTTACGGAGAACCTGTGAGAACAACAAATG GTGCTAGCACAGTTTCAAAAGAAGATGAAGATGTTAGAGAATTAAAAGAATTAGTGAACAAAAAGAAAGCACGAAAAGAGGAATTATTCAGAGAACAACGTGAAGGTGCAATGAAATGGCAGAGAAAACGATCCGAAGATAATTCTATTTTAACCACTAGTACAACAGAAACTCCAATAAATGTTGGAAAGATGGGTCAACTTGAAGTTGTACTTCCTCGACCTGCAAGTCCATCACGTAACACTGTTAATTTCCACAAAACAGTTAACAGCAGAACATCTCATAAGCCATCAGTTTATGACACGATTAAACAACTTTTACAAATGCAGGAACGACTACAG ggtGATGAAGAACCAGAAAGGAAAAGTAAACCACAAAAACGGTCTTATATTCCAAGTGAAGAAAGCCTTGTAGCACAACTCGGAGGCCTAAAGAAATTGGCTGTCTAA